Below is a genomic region from Henckelia pumila isolate YLH828 chromosome 3, ASM3356847v2, whole genome shotgun sequence.
AGAGACAATTTAACATGGAGATGAGAAAGTAAGAGAAATTTTGTTCGCCCGTAATACAACCAATGCACCGGGATTGGGTTTTTTGTACTCCAGAAGGGCGAACTTCAGTTTCTCGACACATTCTTTGTGCAGTATAGAATTTACTCTCTTCAAAAAGTAGAGCCGTTGAATCCAAAGAAAGAGCCCTGCAGGAGGACAGTGAAAGAAAAGGATGAGCAATTAACAAGCTTGCGGTTTGGGAACTTTACACAAATTATTTCTGGCGAAACTGATTCAAGAAGATAAACAGGAGCATAAATTATTTGCAAGAAACTACCATGGGGTTTCGCAAATTATCGATGATATCATATCGAGAGTATACACGCATAGAAGTGTTTAATCCATCAAATAAAGCTAAGTGTCGTTTGCAAGACACTACCGTGGGGTTTCACAAATTATCAATGATATCAAAACGAGTGTATACACGAATAGAAGTGTTTAATTCATCAAATAAAGCCAAGTGCCAGAGCAAAACAATATTTCCAATGCTATTAATTTGTTTACCTTGACGTCGTAAAACTTTATGTAGAATCGAGAGCTATCGATGGAAAGCTTGGTTTCCAGAATCTCAGCTATGGTGGCACTGAGTTTGCCATTGACACTCGAGCCAAGACCACCAATGGAAGTCAGTTCCCCATAAGCAGCTGGCTCTTCAGTCCCGCTAAATGAAATGGGGACTCCCCCATTCAACATTATCATCACATACTGTACAGCCAAGAAATCAATTCTCTTAAACAAAAAAAGTATGTCAAAGCAAAATAGAACAGGAAGATTAAAACATTATAGGGTTGCAAGTGGCTTAATCTTAACTCAACTATATCTCGGTCAAATCAAGTTTTTGCCGAGTTCAAATAGCAGCTCAAGTAGGTTCCAAGTAGCATCATCGAAAAATCGATTTTTAATCTTGTTTAAATTACTACTCTGTATCTAATGTTTTTCTCTTTTTCATTAACCACGCGCTTTGACAACTAGTTTCACAAAATTTGAGGTATGT
It encodes:
- the LOC140886610 gene encoding uncharacterized protein is translated as MPSLNLYVNAPVDAVVASDILKDATKAVAKIIGKPESYVMIMLNGGVPISFSGTEEPAAYGELTSIGGLGSSVNGKLSATIAEILETKLSIDSSRFYIKFYDVKGSFFGFNGSTF